One Carassius carassius chromosome 20, fCarCar2.1, whole genome shotgun sequence DNA segment encodes these proteins:
- the LOC132096564 gene encoding chromodomain Y-like protein, which translates to MMATEELYEVERIVGKRKNRKGKTEYLVRWRGYGFDGDTWEPENHLSSCVEFIHEFNRQHSEKQKDGTLRSARSSPSTAGGNTSINARKQISRPQQSSASHNTVKTSPPTPSTLSTKRLQPAQQSTHNSDAHQQKSKRLAGLSSSGTAVTSAVTDMAPTAATTAVPTVSALRRSMDLAKSGIKILVPKSPMNSRTDTEESPSEAAHSLEQGGQEPDAVPPEVALLEKPNRAVRVQGEERARMGTRPRTQTALTPPQIPITPTAVHTLNGKGVTTLMEASSANGTAITQSGAAGVMSSSGLTGKRRFEDRATFDKRLRFSVRQTESAYRYRDIVVKKQDGFTHILFSTKTSENNSLNPDVMKEVQSAMATAAADDSKLVLLSAVGNVFCFGLDFIYFIRRLTDDRKKESIKMAETIRTFVNTFIQFKKPIIAAVNGPAIGLGASILPLCDVIWANEKAWFQTPYTIFGQTPDACSSVTFPLIMGVASANEMLLSGRKLTAQEACAKGLVSQVLWPGTFTQEVMARIKELVSCNSVVLRESKALVRNINRAALEQANERECEALKRVWGSPQGMDSILNYLQKKIDEF; encoded by the exons GTGGAGAGAATAGTAGGCAAACGTAAGAACAGAAAGGGCAAGACTGAGTACCTGGTCCGCTGGAGAGGCTATGGCTTTGATGGAGACACCTGGGAGCCAGAGAATCACCTGTCCAGCTGCGTCGAGTTCATCCATGAATTTAACCGGCAACACAGCGAGAAGCAGAAAGACGGAACTCTTCGTTCCGCACGCAGCTCTCCCAGTACAGCCGGAGGCAACACTAGCATCAACGCCCGCAAACAAATCAGCAGGCCTCAGCAATCCTCAGCAAGTCATAACACAGTGAAGACCTCTCCACCCACCCCAAGCACACTCTCCACAAAACGGCTTCAGCCAGCACAGCAGTCAACGCACAACAGTGATGCACATCAGCAGAAAAGTAAGCGATTGGCTGGCTTGAGTAGCAGTGGCACTGCCGTTACGAGTGCAGTCACTGACATGGCTCCGACGGCAGCGACAACAGCTGTTCCCACTGTTAGCGCGCTGCGGCGAAGTATGGACCTGGCTAAATCTGGCATCAAAATCCTAGTGCCGAAGAGCCCAATGAACAGCCGCACTGACACAGAAGAGTCTCCCAGTGAGGCAGCGCACAGTCTGGAGCAGGGAGGCCAAGAGCCAGATGCTGTGCCCCCTGAAGTGGCCTTGCTGGAGAAACCCAACAGAGCAGTGCGTGTACAAGGAGAGGAACGGGCTCGTATGGGCACCAGGCCCAGAACACAAACAGCCCTTACGCCACCGCAGATTCCCATTACCCCCACTGCCGTCCACACATTAAATGGGAAAG GCGTGACTACCCTCATGGAGGCCTCGTCTGCAAATGGGACAGCCATTACTCAGAGTGGTGCAGCAGGAGTGATGAGCAGCTCAGGGCTGACAGGCAAAAGGCGTTTTGAGGACCGTGCAACTTTCGACAAGCGTCTGCGCTTCAGTGTTCGTCAAACTGAGAGTGCTTACCGCTACAGGGACATTGTAGTCAAGAAACAAGATGGCTTCACACACATTCTGTTTTCTACAAAGACCTCTGAGAACAACTCCCTGAATCCTGAT GTCATGAAAGAGGTTCAGAGTGCCATGGCCACAGCTGCAGCTGATGACAGTAAACTTGTTCTACTGAGCGCCGTGGGAAACGTCTTCTGTTTTGGCCTCGACTTCATCTATTTTATTAGGCGGCTCACGGATGATAGGAAAAAAGAAAGTATCAAAATGGCGGAGACAATCAG AACTTTCGTCAACACATTTATTCAGTTCAAGAAGCCCATCATTGCTGCTGTGAATGGGCCTGCCATTGGGCTTGGAGCGTCTATCTTGCCCCTGTGTGATGTCATTTGGGCCAATGAGAAGGCTTGGTTCCAGACTCCTTACACAATCTTTGGCCAAACCCCAGATGCCTGCTCCTCCGTGACATTCCCTCTCATCATGGGAGTTGCCTCG GCTAATGAAATGCTACTGAGTGGGAGGAAGTTGACAGCTCAGGAGGCTTGTGCCAAAGGACTCGTGTCCCAGGTTCTGTGGCCAGGGACCTTCACACAGGAAGTAATGGCTCGGATCAAGGAGCTAGTATCTTGTAATTCAGTC GTTCTGCGCGAGTCCAAAGCACTGGTGAGGAACATTAACCGGGCCGCCCTGGAGCAGGCCAACGAGAGGGAATGTGAGGCACTTAAGAGGGTCTGGGGCTCTCCTCAGGGCATGGACTCCATACTCAATTATCTCCAGAAGAAAATCGATGAATTCTAA
- the LOC132095824 gene encoding LYR motif-containing protein 4, whose product MASCSRAQVISLYRMLMKESKQFPSYNYRTYALRRVKDGFRDNLHVDNPKTLDVLLNQARENLALIKRQVSIGHLYSAQKTIVEKEPHL is encoded by the exons ATGGCCTCGTGCAGCAGGGCTCAAGTGATCTCTCTCTACAGGATGCTTATGAAAGAGAGTAAACAATTCCCCTCATATAATTACAG AACATACGCTCTTCGCAGAGTGAAAGATGGCTTCAGGGACAACCTTCATGTTGACAACCCCAAAACCCTGGATGTGCTCCTAAATCAAGCTCGAGAGAATCTGGCGCTCATCAAGAGACAG GTTTCCATTGGCCATCTGTATTCTGCCCAGAAGACCATTGTTGAAAAAGAGCCTCATTTATAA
- the nrn1b gene encoding neuritin 1b — protein MGLTLTDKYNSILFTLELVWLLQAACAGGTCENVFKGFSDCLLSLGENMVNYPQELDDSKNLQTICSYWDDFHSCASTAIADCQEGATDLWEKLKLQSQSLNYQGSLFELCSGDNGVSTVLLPMELKILLMCFTTLVAWLAFE, from the exons ATGGGACTGACTTTGACCGACAAATACAACTCGATACTTTTCACACTGGAATTGG TTTGGTTGTTACAGGCAGCGTGTGCTGGAGGAAcatgtgaaaatgtatttaaaggttTCTCAGACTGCCTGCTCAGCCTTGGAGAAAACATGGTGAACTATCCCCAAGAGCTGGATGACAGCAAAAACCTACAGACCATCTGCTC ATATTGGGATGACTTCCACTCGTGTGCCTCCACCGCTATCGCAGATTGTCAAGAAGGAGCTACAGACCTCTGGGAAAAACTGAAACTGCAGTCCCAGAGCTTGAACTATCAGGGAAGTTTGTTTGAATTATGCTCCGGGGATAATGGAGTATCCACAGTTTTATTACCTATGGAACTGAAGATACTGCTGATGTGTTTTACCACACTGGTGGCTTGGCTTGCTTTTGAGTAA